From the genome of Leptospiraceae bacterium:
TTCAAGATCTTTTAAGATTGACTCAGTGAAGTTATTCATTGTTTGCCTTACCTGCTTTCTACCATTACACATGCGTAGGCAAGGTAACTTTTATTATTATCCTCTAGATACTGAATGATTTCTTCGCTTTCAGCACCGGGTTGTAACCAAAAGTTATCGTAGCCATTAGCCACAGCTTTTTTAATTGTTTCCATTGCGATTTTAGGAGGAACAACAATATCAATAATGTCGGGAATAAACCCAATATCCTCAAGAGTATGATACGCCTTATCTCCGTCAATGGTAGTCGCTTTGGGGTTAACACCATATACCCTTATATTTTTGTTTTTTAGGTCTCTATAAATGATGTTTCCGTATTTGGACGAATCATTTGTTGCACCAATAATTGCGATTGTGCAATCTTTTTTTTTGAGTAATTCCAACACTTTATTTTCTTTCATATTTTACTCCCTATAATCATAGAATTGAGTTTTAAATTCGGGGCCTGCGATAATTTCCATTCCATACACAAATTCATTTATTGTAAATGCATTTACGATTTTCAATTTATAGAATTCTGCTAGGTATTTCATTTTATCAAAAGAAATTTTATCTTTAATAGCAGGTCCTTCTGGAAACTCTACCTTAGCCCAATCAATTACAAAAAGTCTGCCTTCTGGTTTCATGGAACGAATAAGTCCGTCCATAGCAAATCCCGGATCGGGAAAAGTAGAAAGGCACATGGCAGTAAAAATTACATCTGGTAGAGGAATCCAATTCGGAAGTAACGGATGTTCTGTTTTGTCAATATGTACAACTGTAAAATTATGAATGTTTTCCTCTACTTTTTTTTTGAGAACCAAATCTAGTATATCCTGTTGGTAATCAATTCCCCAAAGATGTGCTTCTAAATTCATTTTCTTTTTGAGATAATGGATAAAAAAACCTTTCCCCATCCCAAATTCAGCTACATTCATTGCGTCTTTAATTTCTATA
Proteins encoded in this window:
- a CDS encoding CoA-binding protein, with product MKENKVLELLKKKDCTIAIIGATNDSSKYGNIIYRDLKNKNIRVYGVNPKATTIDGDKAYHTLEDIGFIPDIIDIVVPPKIAMETIKKAVANGYDNFWLQPGAESEEIIQYLEDNNKSYLAYACVMVESR
- a CDS encoding methyltransferase domain-containing protein, whose protein sequence is MISQEIDYYEDMKYQDFLLSSRRKIICPPEKIMPHIEIKDAMNVAEFGMGKGFFIHYLKKKMNLEAHLWGIDYQQDILDLVLKKKVEENIHNFTVVHIDKTEHPLLPNWIPLPDVIFTAMCLSTFPDPGFAMDGLIRSMKPEGRLFVIDWAKVEFPEGPAIKDKISFDKMKYLAEFYKLKIVNAFTINEFVYGMEIIAGPEFKTQFYDYRE